In one window of Orcinus orca chromosome 17, mOrcOrc1.1, whole genome shotgun sequence DNA:
- the LOC101282700 gene encoding serine/threonine-protein phosphatase 2A catalytic subunit beta isoform, with protein MDDKAFTKELDQWVEQLNECKQLNENQVRTLCEKAKEILTKESNVQEVRCPVTVCGDVHGQFHDLMELFRIGGKSPDTNYLFMGDYVDRGYYSVETVTLLVALKVRYPERITILRGNHESRQITQVYGFYDECLRKYGNANVWKYFTDLFDYLPLTALVDGQIFCLHGGLSPSIDTLDHIRALDRLQEVPHEGPMCDLLWSDPDDRGGWGISPRGAGYTFGQDISETFNHANGLTLVSRAHQLVMEGYNWCHDRNVVTIFSAPNYCYRCGNQAAIMELDDTLKYSFLQFDPAPRRGEPHVTRRTPDYFL; from the coding sequence ATGGACGACAAGGCGTTCACCAAGGAGCTGGACCAGTGGGTCGAGCAGCTGAACGAGTGTAAACAACTGAACGAGAACCAGGTGCGGACGCTGTGCGAAAAGGCTAAggaaattttaacaaaagaaTCAAATGTGCAAGAGGTCCGTTGTCCTGTTACCGTCTGTGGAGATGTGCATGGTCAATTCCATGATCTTATGGAACTCTTTAGAATCGGTGGGAAGTCACCAGATACAAACTATCTATTCATGGGTGACTATGTAGACAGAGGTTATTATTCTGTGGAGACTGTGACTCTGCTTGTGGCATTAAAGGTGCGTTACCCAGAACGTATTACAATATTGAGAGGAAACCACGAAAGCCGACAAATTACCCAAGTATATGGCTTTTATGATGAATGTCTGCGAAAGTATGGGAATGCCAATGTTTGGAAATACTTTACAGATCTGTTTGACTATCTGCCACTTACAGCTTTAGTAGATGGGCAGATATTCTGCCTCCATGGTGGCCTCTCCCCATCCATAGATACACTGGATCATATAAGAGCCCTGGATCGTTTACAAGAAGTTCCACATGAGGGCCCAATGTGTGATCTATTATGGTCAGATCCAGATGATCGTGGTGGGTGGGGTATTTCACCACGCGGCGCTGGCTACACATTTGGACAAGATATTTCTGAAACGTTTAACCATGCCAATGGTCTCACACTGGTTTCTCGTGCTCACCAACTGGTAATGGAGGGATACAATTGGTGTCACGATCGGAATGTGGTTACCATTTTCAGCGCACCGAATTACTGTTATCGTTGTGGGAACCAGGCTGCTATCATGGAATTAGATGACACTTTGAAGTATTCCTTCCTTCAGTTTGACCCAGCACCTCGTCGTGGAGAGCCTCACGTGACCCGGCGCACCCCAGACTACTTTCTGTAA